From a single Lentisphaerota bacterium genomic region:
- a CDS encoding zinc-binding protein: protein MSDKNACACGAAPKLIFACSGAADVGAIADQAARKLTQDGAGRMFCLAGVGGRVSGILATTQSAARILAIDGCPLNGVKNCLEQAGFTTYERLQLADLGMEKGKTPPTPETVAQAATAGAARLVS from the coding sequence ATGAGCGACAAAAATGCGTGTGCATGCGGCGCGGCTCCGAAACTGATCTTCGCGTGTTCCGGTGCTGCGGATGTCGGCGCGATTGCCGATCAGGCGGCGCGAAAACTGACGCAGGACGGCGCGGGCAGGATGTTCTGCCTGGCGGGCGTCGGCGGACGGGTGTCGGGTATCCTGGCGACGACGCAGTCGGCCGCTCGCATTCTTGCCATCGACGGGTGTCCGCTGAACGGCGTGAAGAACTGTCTGGAGCAGGCCGGTTTCACGACGTACGAACGCCTGCAGTTGGCGGACTTGGGCATGGAGAAAGGCAAGACGCCACCGACTCCCGAGACCGTGGCGCAGGCGGCAACGGCGGGGGCTGCAAGGCTGGTGAGCTGA
- a CDS encoding thioredoxin family protein, which produces MNNDVEKQKEDSCGCGRGSCCSGPGKWIWIALAVAVVGVLIAKHAGKKSTVDHSAAGEPPAAAANAMPTPASEPAAQSEPLPRLVDLGASKCIPCKMMVPILEDLKKTYAGRMKVVFIDVWNNPDAAKQYGISVIPTQIFFDAAGQELFRHEGFFGKDDILAKWKELGVSL; this is translated from the coding sequence ATGAACAACGACGTTGAGAAGCAGAAGGAAGACTCCTGCGGTTGTGGACGCGGGAGTTGTTGCAGCGGGCCGGGCAAGTGGATCTGGATTGCGCTGGCCGTAGCGGTGGTGGGCGTACTGATCGCCAAGCACGCGGGCAAGAAATCCACGGTTGATCACTCTGCGGCGGGCGAACCACCTGCGGCGGCGGCAAACGCCATGCCGACACCCGCCTCGGAACCCGCCGCGCAAAGCGAGCCGCTACCGCGCCTCGTGGATTTGGGCGCGAGCAAATGCATCCCCTGCAAGATGATGGTCCCGATCCTGGAGGACTTGAAAAAGACCTACGCCGGGAGAATGAAGGTCGTGTTCATTGACGTCTGGAATAACCCGGATGCCGCGAAGCAGTACGGGATCAGCGTGATCCCGACCCAGATCTTCTTCGATGCCGCCGGCCAGGAACTGTTCCGCCACGAGGGCTTCTTCGGCAAGGACGACATACTGGCGAAGTGGAAGGAACTGGGGGTCAGTCTGTGA
- a CDS encoding cytochrome C biogenesis protein, giving the protein MMEQLFTALSRAVEGSVGLALSAAFVWGVLSILLSPCHLASIPLIVGFIDQQGRITTRRALTISLLFSVGILLTIGVIGAMTAAAGRMMGDVGRWGNYAVAVIFFVVGLYLLDAIRLPMPGAAQPGVKRKGMLAAFILGLVFGVALGPCTFAYMAPMLAVTFKLAATNLPYGILLLAIYGVGHCAVIVLAGTFTEIVQHYLNWNEKSKGAVILKRLCGALVLLGGLYLIYTAR; this is encoded by the coding sequence GTGATGGAACAACTCTTTACGGCACTCTCCCGGGCTGTCGAAGGCTCGGTCGGCTTGGCGTTGAGCGCGGCCTTCGTCTGGGGCGTGCTGAGCATCCTGCTCAGCCCATGCCACCTGGCGAGCATCCCGCTGATCGTGGGATTCATCGACCAGCAGGGACGGATTACCACGCGACGGGCGTTAACGATCTCCCTGCTGTTCTCCGTGGGGATCCTGCTCACGATTGGCGTGATTGGGGCCATGACAGCGGCCGCAGGCCGGATGATGGGTGACGTCGGACGCTGGGGGAATTACGCCGTAGCCGTCATCTTCTTTGTCGTTGGCCTTTACCTCCTGGACGCGATCCGACTGCCGATGCCGGGAGCCGCCCAACCGGGCGTGAAGCGCAAGGGGATGCTGGCGGCCTTCATTCTGGGGCTCGTGTTCGGCGTGGCGCTGGGCCCCTGCACCTTCGCCTACATGGCCCCGATGCTGGCCGTGACGTTCAAGTTGGCGGCGACGAATCTGCCCTACGGGATACTTCTGCTGGCGATCTACGGCGTGGGGCACTGCGCGGTGATCGTGTTGGCCGGCACGTTCACCGAGATCGTTCAGCACTATCTGAACTGGAACGAGAAGTCCAAGGGCGCAGTGATCCTCAAGAGACTCTGCGGTGCGTTGGTCCTTCTCGGCGGGCTCTATCTCATCTACACGGCGCGCTGA
- a CDS encoding protein-L-isoaspartate(D-aspartate) O-methyltransferase, translating to MVREQLKPAGRDITHPGVLAAMAGFPRHELVPEAIRNLAYADGPLPISHNQTISQPYIVALMTQALDPRPTDRVLEIGTGSGYQAAILAQLVERVYTIEIIEPLAQRAKADLARLGCDNVFVRAGDGYRGWPAVAPFDAVIVTCAPGQVPEPLVAQLRDGGRMIIPVGPDGGVQELILLTRRDGTLGRQAILPVRFVPMTGAIRERI from the coding sequence ATGGTGCGCGAGCAACTGAAGCCCGCCGGACGGGACATCACGCATCCGGGCGTGCTCGCCGCGATGGCCGGATTCCCGCGTCACGAACTCGTGCCCGAGGCGATCCGCAACCTCGCCTACGCCGACGGCCCCCTGCCTATCAGCCACAACCAGACCATTTCCCAACCCTACATCGTGGCGCTCATGACGCAGGCGCTCGATCCCCGGCCGACGGACCGCGTGCTCGAGATCGGCACCGGCTCCGGCTACCAGGCCGCCATTCTGGCGCAACTGGTTGAGAGGGTTTACACGATTGAGATTATCGAGCCGCTGGCGCAACGCGCCAAGGCGGATCTCGCCCGCCTCGGCTGCGATAACGTGTTCGTGCGCGCGGGCGACGGCTACCGCGGCTGGCCCGCGGTTGCCCCCTTTGACGCCGTCATCGTCACCTGCGCGCCCGGCCAGGTTCCCGAACCCCTGGTGGCCCAGCTCCGAGACGGCGGCCGCATGATCATCCCCGTCGGCCCCGACGGCGGCGTTCAGGAACTCATCCTGCTGACGCGGCGCGATGGCACGCTCGGCCGCCAGGCCATCCTTCCGGTCCGCTTCGTTCCCATGACTGGCGCTATCCGCGAGCGGATATAA
- a CDS encoding DUF481 domain-containing protein produces MKHTSVALAALGGLAITTAFGDEVLFKSGDRLTGTVDSVVGGKMMFSSKAAGKVTLNLVDIRTFSTDEPIEIAMADGTVFSQKVAASDEGYVTAIAGGSAEPQSIALAHVVKVNPEKAQWKGIVSAGATLVRGNTKSDTAVLSAEATRRSENDRSTLGAGYYSAQQRDDTTGASSTTADNWFLKGQYDYFFSKQLYGYGNLKYEKDRIANLSMRLTPGIGCGYQWIEKPDFNFDTEAGFAYVHENYSEPTETRTFMAGRLAYHVNTSFNDHVKAFHNLEYSPSLETLDTFLVNTDVGLRAAMTPWLSLDAKAQMAYNSQPSEGRDKKDLRYILGVGWTF; encoded by the coding sequence ATGAAGCACACGAGTGTAGCACTGGCGGCCCTCGGCGGCTTGGCGATCACAACGGCATTCGGCGACGAGGTGCTGTTCAAGTCCGGCGACCGGCTGACCGGCACAGTCGACAGTGTCGTCGGCGGGAAAATGATGTTCTCCTCCAAAGCAGCGGGCAAGGTGACGCTGAATCTGGTAGACATCCGGACTTTTTCGACGGACGAACCGATCGAAATCGCCATGGCCGATGGGACCGTGTTCTCTCAAAAGGTGGCCGCATCCGACGAGGGCTATGTGACCGCGATTGCGGGAGGCTCGGCCGAGCCGCAGTCGATTGCGCTGGCCCATGTCGTAAAGGTCAATCCTGAAAAAGCCCAGTGGAAGGGGATCGTGTCGGCGGGAGCCACGCTCGTTCGGGGTAACACCAAGAGCGATACGGCCGTCCTCAGCGCCGAAGCCACACGCCGGTCGGAGAATGATCGATCCACGCTGGGCGCGGGATACTACTCAGCCCAGCAGCGCGACGACACCACGGGAGCCAGCAGCACGACCGCTGACAATTGGTTTCTCAAAGGTCAGTACGATTACTTCTTCTCGAAGCAGTTGTACGGGTACGGAAACTTGAAATACGAAAAAGACCGCATCGCCAACCTGAGCATGCGTCTGACTCCGGGCATCGGTTGTGGCTACCAGTGGATTGAAAAGCCGGACTTTAATTTCGACACAGAGGCCGGTTTCGCTTACGTTCACGAGAACTATTCGGAGCCCACCGAAACCCGAACCTTTATGGCCGGGCGCCTGGCTTATCACGTGAACACGTCGTTCAACGACCACGTCAAGGCGTTCCATAATCTGGAATACAGTCCCAGCCTCGAAACCCTCGACACGTTTCTGGTCAACACAGACGTGGGGCTGAGGGCGGCGATGACACCCTGGCTCTCGCTCGATGCCAAGGCGCAGATGGCCTACAATTCGCAACCCTCCGAAGGCCGTGACAAAAAGGATTTGCGTTATATTCTGGGTGTCGGCTGGACGTTCTAA